A section of the Humulus lupulus chromosome 2, drHumLupu1.1, whole genome shotgun sequence genome encodes:
- the LOC133819993 gene encoding KIN14B-interacting protein At4g14310, with protein MSAASSRRIKDRSGGTAGPKIAATSKAFKPITPIPISDSRFSTGKENGSVLTSKAQKPTIRPVTRVDKAFVSGGATGGDARTRWSTSSSVPRGRSPSPSEFSRRVSDVRKDRRVSVDRTDRASSSTGKSFEGSRVSDCGKQKKGFGDLGFKGSELGSNGIRVFRDNKVSGKVDMISEKMSKVRGVLVGKAVESEKCGNQDGKNYGVDVNKTLASCNRQESAKKARVKVEVDDLTVKLAKGENFGKEMEEKSLNVVEVVKEREVSEVGVGGRDCNSYPSKLHEKLAFLEGKVKRIASDIKRTKEMLDLNKPDESKVILSDIQDKISGIEKAMGRVAGDSGSKTSTLKGNELGDQKVKTIESGQLDQVDNSKSSVKGLNSDELEARLFPHHKLLRSRTITLKASSENSQSVESHVGESACESKAVDKALSPIDDNPIAIEFLASLNKGQTKVTTRKRNAGLESYDAEETEGVEMEAGGCSSDIMIQKENVEVILTADEALDEFDDQENRQMVDEETEENSIYQMNEIGSKTSTGGWFVSEGESVILAHDDGSCSFYDIVNNEEKAVYKPPVGVSPGIWRDCWVIRAPSTEGCSGRYVVAASAGNAMDSGFCSWDFYTKEVHASYFEKGVAPSRRVLGPLPNNITHTRNSLSNSLDPEIRQWWYRPCGYLIAATSSSQNVVKLYDIRDGEELMKWDVSKPVLTMDYSSPLQWRNRGKVVIAEAETISLWDVNSLSAQALLSVPLSGRKISAFHVNNTDAELGGGVRQRLSSSEAEGNDGVFCTQDSINVLDFRHPTGVGLKIPKLGVNVQSVFSRGDSVFLGCSSVRPGVKRQFSSEVQQFSLRKQKLFSSYALPECNADSHYTSITQVWGNSNNVMAVCGLGLFVFDASTDNELEPFASDEDTTQAVREIVGPDDMYSPSFDYSASRTLLISRDRPAIWKHLS; from the exons ATGTCCGCCGCCTCGTCTCGCCGTATCAAAGACCGCTCCGGCGGCACCGCCGGACCCAAAATTGCCGCAACCAGTAAGGCCTTTAAACCAATTACTCCGATTCCCATTTCCGACAGCAGGTTTTCTACTGGAAAGGAGAATGGCTCTGTGCTCACTTCCAAGGCCCAGAAACCCACGATCCGGCCTGTGACCCGAGTAGATAAGGCCTTTGTGTCTGGCGGAGCAACTGGCGGTGATGCTCGGACCCGGTGGTCCACGTCATCGTCCGTGCCGAGAGGTCGGAGCCCAAGTCCATCTGAGTTTTCGAGGAGGGTCTCGGATGTGCGTAAGGATCGGAGGGTATCGGTGGATAGAACCGATCGGGCTTCTTCAAGCACTGGCAAGAGTTTTGAGGGTTCTAGGGTTTCTGATTGCGGGAAGCAGAAGAAGGGATTTGGTGATTTGGGTTTCAAAGGTAGCGAATTGGGTTCGAATGGAATTAGGGTTTTTAGGGATAATAAAGTAAGTGGCAAAGTTGATATGATTTCAGAGAAAATGAGTAAGGTTCGTGGGGTTTTGGTAGGAAAAGCGGTGGAAAGTGAGAAGTGTGGAAATCAAGATGGGAAGAATTATGGAGTTGATGTTAATAAGACTTTGGCAAGTTGTAATAGACAAGAGAGTGCTAAGAAAGCTCGAGTAAAGGTGGAGGTAGACGACTTGACTGTAAAGCTTGCTAAAGGTGAGAATTTTGGGAAGGAGATGGAAGAGAAGTCTTTGAATGTTGTGGAGGTTGTTAAGGAGAGAGAGGTAAGTGAAGTTGGCGTTGGTGGTCGGGATTGTAATAGTTATCCGAGTAAGCTACACGAGAAGCTTGCTTTTTTAGAAGGGAAGGTAAAGAGAATTGCTTCTGATATCAAGAGGACTAAGGAGATGTTGGATTTGAATAAACCAGATGAGTCAAAGGTGATACTTTCAGATATTCAAGACAAGATTTCGGGGATTGAGAAAGCTATGGGTCGTGTTGCTGGTGATTCTGGTTCGAAGACAAGCACCTTGAAAGGAAATGAGCTTGGTGATCAGAAGGTTAAAACTATTGAGAGTGGGCAGCTTGATCAGGTAGATAACAGTAAAAGTTCAGTGAAGGGTTTAAACAGTGATGAATTGGAAGCTAGACTGTTTCCACATCATAAGTTGCTCAGAAGTCGGACTATAACATTAAAGGCCTCTTCAGAGAATTCTCAAAGTGTTGAATCTCATGTTGGAGAATCTGCATGTGAATCGAAGGCAGTTGATAAGGCATTGAGTCCCATAGATGATAACCCAATAGCAATAGAATTCTTGGCTTCCTTGAATAAGGGGCAAACAAAGGTCACAACGAGGAAAAGGAATGCTGGTTTGGAAAGTTATGATGCAGAAGAAACTGAGGGTGTAGAGATGGAAGCTGGGGGATGTTCTTCGGACATAATGATTCAAAAAGAAAATGTTGAGGTTATCCTGACAGCGGATGAAGCACTTGATGAATTTGACGACCAGGAGAATAGACAGATGGTTGATGAGGAAACCGAGGAAAATAGCATATATCAGATGAATGAAATAGGCAGCAAAACATCAACAGGAGGGTGGTTTGTGTCTGAAGGGGAGTCAGTTATCCTTGCTCATGATGACGGTTCGTGTTCTTTTTATGATATTGTCAACAATGAG GAGAAGGCGGTGTACAAGCCTCCTGTTGGAGTTTCTCCTGGTATATGGAGAGACTGTTGGGTAATCCGAGCTCCTAGTACAGAAGGCTGTTCAGGAAGGTATGTCGTGGCTGCATCTGCGGGGAATGCTATGGATTCAGGTTTTTGCTCATGGGATTTCTACACCAAAGAAGTGCATGCTTCTTATTTTGAGAAAGGAGTAGCTCCTTCAAGAAGAGTGCTTGGTCCCTTACCGAACAATATTACACACACAAGAAATTCCTTGTCTAATTCTTTGGATCCAGAAATTCGACAATGGTGGTATAGACCTTGTGGATATCTCATTGCTGCTACTTCTAGCTCTCAGAACGTGGTGAAACTATATGACATTCGCGATGGAGAAGAACTCATGAAATGGGATGTATCTAAACCTGTGTTAACAATGGATTATTCAAGCCCCTTGCAGTGGAGAAATAGAGGAAAAGTAGTCATTGCTGAAGCAGAAACTATCTCTCTTTGGGATGTAAACTCCCTCAGCGCTCAAGCATTGCTATCTGTTCCTTTATCTGGTCGAAAAATCTCTGCATTTCATGTTAATAATACCGATGCTGAACTTGGTGGAGGTGTTCGACAAAG GCTAAGTTCATCAGAAGCTGAAGGAAATGATGGAGTATTTTGCACCCAGGACTCTATTAATGTCTTGGACTTTCGTCACCCAACTGGTGTAGGTCTTAAGATACCAAAGCTTGGTGTGAATGTACAGTCAGTATTCTCCCGTGGGGATTCTGTCTTTCTCGGTTGCTCGAGTGTGAGGCCAGGTGTGAAAAGGCAGTTTTCTTCAGAAGTACAGCAATTTTCACTACGCAAGCAGAAGCTATTCAGCAGTTACGCATTGCCTGAATGCAATGCTGATAGCCATTACACATCAATCACTCAAGTTTGGGGAAATTCGAATAACGTCATGGCTGTTTGTGGATTGGGGCTGTTTGTGTTTGATGCGAGTACAGACAACGAACTCGAGCCGTTCGCCAGTGATGAAGATACGACTCAAGCAGTTAGAGAAATCGTTGGCCCCGATGATATGTATTCGCCATCTTTTGATTATTCGGCATCTCGCACTCTTCTGATATCTAGAGATCGCCCAGCAATATGGAAGCATTTATCATAA